In Humulus lupulus chromosome 7, drHumLupu1.1, whole genome shotgun sequence, the following are encoded in one genomic region:
- the LOC133790754 gene encoding perakine reductase-like, protein MADDNKVQIPRVKLGNTGLEVSKLGFGCMNLNGVYKSPVSEEEGILVIKHAFSKGITFFDTADAYGSDSANEVLVGKALKQLPREKVQISTKFGIVGLDRESHSLIVRGTPEYVRSCCEASLKRLDVDYIDLYFQHRVDTLVPIENTMGELKKLVEEGKIRYIGLSEPSPSTIRRAHAIHPITALQMEWSLWSRDIEEEIVPLCRELGIGIVPYSPLGRGFFGSKAIDENELGDGILASHPRFLGENLSKNKQLYDRIETLSRKHQCSPAQLALAWVLQQGEDVVPIPGTTKIKNLDDNIGSINVKLTEEVVKEICDAVPVEEVVGGREHEMINKMSWKFANTPPIPKVSELST, encoded by the exons ATGGCCGATGATAACAAGGTCCAGATTCCAAGAGTTAAACTGGGCAATACTGGACTTGAG GTGTCCAAGTTGGGATTTGGATGTATGAATCTGAATGGAGTCTACAAATCTCCAGTTTCTGAAGAGGAAGGGATTTTGGTGATAAAACATGCATTTAGCAAAGGCATCACTTTCTTTGACACTGCTGATGCTTATGGTAGCGACTCTGCTAATGAAGTTCTGGTTGGAAAG GCCTTAAAACAGTTACCAAGAGAAAAGGTACAAATATCTACAAAGTTTGGTATAGTAGGACTGGATCGAGAAAGCCATTCACTGATAGTGAGAGGTACCCCTGAGTATGTACGATCATGCTGTGAGGCTAGCCTGAAGCGCCTTGATGTTGACTACATTGACTTGTATTTTCAACATAGAGTTGACACATTAGTGCCCATAGAGAACACT ATGGGTGAGCTTAAGAAGCTTGTGGAAGAGGGGAAAATAAGGTACATTGGGCTATCTGAACCCAGCCCAAGCACCATAAGGAGGGCACATGCTATTCACCCCATAACTGCCTTACAAATGGAGTGGTCTCTTTGGAGTCGTGATATTGAGGAAGAAATCGTTCCACTTTGCAG GGAGCTAGGCATTGGAATAGTTCCATATAGTCCTCTTGGGCGTGGCTTCTTTGGGAGTAAAGCAATCGATGAAAATGAGTTGGGGGATGGTATTTTG GCTTCACACCCTCGATTTCTTGGGGAGAACTTGAGCAAGAACAAACAGCTTTATGATCGAATTGAAACCCTTTCAAGGAAGCACCAATGTTCTCCAGCACAACTAGCTCTTGCTTGGGTTCTCCAACAAGGGGAAGATGTTGTACCAATCCCTG GGACAACTAAGATTAAGAACTTGGATGATAACATTGGTTCAATCAATGTGAAACTAACAGAAGAGGTGGTGAAAGAAATATGTGATGCTGTACCAGTTGAAGAGGTTGTTGGTGGCAGAGAACATGAGATGATAAATAAAATGTCTTGGAAATTTGCCAACACTCCTCCAATCCCAAAAGTTTCCGAGCTCTCTACTTGA